Proteins from a genomic interval of Arvicola amphibius chromosome 10, mArvAmp1.2, whole genome shotgun sequence:
- the Selplg gene encoding P-selectin glycoprotein ligand 1, with translation MLPRFLLLLSLLGPSDSLQSWDIQEHRTKAASGPGPLRERRQAAGDDYLEYDYLPEGTDPPEMLINVTSAVAANPESLTMMATLEQRVSVGAGTSESTTAEVTATRPAGPDARGLAVEISTESATQWRPSIVEMTIQPAATEAGTSEPAPTEAETSQPAPTETETSQPAPTETETSQPAPTETETSQPAPTEAETSQLPRSQVVKSLFTEATATEAPSTEPTATETMPTESTATETMPTESTATETMPTESTATETMPTESTAMETMPTESTATETMSSDSAIFLGSSVTHKDNDMATGHLNDNGLKNGLFVTPRSSLATTTPGISDLIPVKQCLLVILILASLATIFLVCTVVLAVRLSRKNHMYPVRNYSPTEMICISSLLPEGGEGAPVTANGDLPKVQDPKTEPNEDRDGDDLTLRSFLP, from the coding sequence ATGCTTCCACGCTTCCTGCTGTTGCTGAGCCTCTTGGGCCCTAGCGACAGCCTCCAGTCATGGGACATCCAAGAGCACCGAACCAAGGCAGCCTCGGGCCCTGGGCCTCTTCGGGAACGGAGACAAGCAGCTGGAGATGATTATTTGGAGTATGATTATTTGCCGGAAGGCACAGACCCCCCAGAAATGTTGATCAATGTCACCAGTGCGGTGGCTGCAAACCCTGAGTCTCTGACCATGATGGCCACGCTGGAGCAGAGAGTTTCTGTGGGGGCTGGAACCTCTGAGTCAACCACTGCCGAGGTTACCGCCACCCGTCCTGCTGGTCCAGACGCAAGAGGACTGGCTGTTGAAATAAGCACAGAATCAGCCACACAGTGGAGGCCAAGCATAGTGGAGATGACTATCCAACCAGCAGCCACGGAGGCAGGGACCTCAGAGCCAGCacccacagaggcagagacctcacagccagcacccacagagacagagacctcacagccagcacccacagagacagaaacctcgcagccagcacccacagagacagaaacctcACAGCCAGCACCCACGGAGGCAGAGACCTCGCAGCTTCCTAGGAGTCAGGTTGTAAAAAGTCTGTTCACAGAGGCCACAGCCACAGAAGCACCTTCTACAGAACCCACTGCCACGGAGACCATGCCCACGGAGTCCACTGCCACGGAGACCATGCCCACGGAGTCCACTGCCACGGAGACCATGCCCACGGAGTCCACTGCCACGGAGACCATGCCCACGGAGTCCACTGCCATGGAAACCATGCCCACAGAGTCCACTGCCACAGAAACCATGTCCTCTGACTCAGCCATCTTTCTTGGGTCATCTGTGACTCATAAGGACAATGATATGGCTACTGGCCACTTGAATGACAATGGCTTGAAGAATGGGCTGTTTGTGACTCCTAGGAGCTCTCTGGCCACAACGACCCCAGGGATCTCGGACCTCATCCCCGTGAAGCAATGCCTGCTGGTCATCCTCATCTTAGCCTCTCTGGCCACCATCTTCCTGGTGTGCACAGTGGTGCTGGCAGTCCGCCTTTCCCGTAAGAACCACATGTACCCGGTGCGGAACTACTCCCCCACTGAGATGATCTGCATCTCATCCTTGCTGCCTGAGGGGGGTGAAGGGGCCCCTGTCACAGCCAATGGGGACTTGCCCAAGGTCCAGGACCCAAAGACAGAGCCCAATGAGGACCGAGATGGGGATGACCTCACCCTGCGCAGCTTCCTCCCTTAG